Proteins encoded together in one Musa acuminata AAA Group cultivar baxijiao chromosome BXJ3-6, Cavendish_Baxijiao_AAA, whole genome shotgun sequence window:
- the LOC135639558 gene encoding trans-ocimene synthase, chloroplastic-like, whose translation MLSSCSNLLQSPVSIGFIMNPPHLPLSSKPCRIMCLREEGARSPRNTLEGSRRSADYHPSIWDHHLIQSIESSYSDERFTADLDELKLEAKYLLESCKEPSAQLHLIGSMQRLGVAYHLGEEINESLGKIYTNGLWPNHDVHQTALGFRLLREHGHSVPSDVFEKYRDEKGFKKCLARDVRGLLSLYEASHFAIDGEEILDEANQFSAMHLKLLEKQVDPHVAEQVRHSLEIPLRWRMPRLETKYFIDVYDRQECRNPVLLKLAKLDFNIVQSIHREEMRELSKWWNELGLAQKLKFSRDRLLENYLWAVGIAHEPQFSKCRVGLTKLICILTVIDDVYDVYDLPEEVKLFTAAVKAWDLEAMDTLPDYLKCCYLALHNFVNETAADIEKDHGWDATALFRKEWESLCEAYLTEAEWFHKGYKPTLEEYLENSWMSVGGPIAMSHAYCLSGNTLSDNSTSLLQQGGFQLIYWSSLIVRLTNDLGTSKAEMERGDTPKSVQCSMNESGETERAAIERIRDMLSHSWKKLSEECWRTQLSRGFADMVLNMARTSQCIFQHGDGIGTSNGVTKNKITSLFVEHYSV comes from the exons ATGCTCAGCTCTTGTTCCAATCTTTTGCAATCACCTGTCAGCATAGGCTTCATCATGAATCCGCCGCATCTTCCGCTGTCGTCG AAACCCTGCAGGATCATGTGCTTGCGAGAAGAAGGCGCACGGAGTCCGCGGAACACACTCGAGGGCTCACGTCGGTCGGCCGATTACCACCCCAGCATATGGGATCACCATCTCATCCAATCAATTGAAAGCTCCTACTCC GACGAAAGGTTCACTGCGGACCTGGACGAACTGAAGCTGGAGGCCAAATACTTGCTGGAATCATGCAAGGAACCCTCGGCTCAGCTTCATCTCATTGGCTCGATGCAACGCCTCGGTGTGGCGTACCACTTGGGCGAGGAGATCAACGAGTCCTTGGGGAAAATCTACACGAATGGCTTGTGGCCCAACCACGACGTGCACCAGACTGCCCTTGGCTTCCGCCTCCTTAGAGAACATGGACACAGTGTGCCCTCTG ACGTGTTCGAGAAGTACAGAGATGAGAAAGGATTTAAGAAATGCCTAGCCCGTGACGTCAGAGGGCTGCTTAGCTTATATGAAGCATCCCACTTCGCCATCGACGGAGAGGAAATTTTAGACGAAGCCAATCAATTCAGTGCTATGCATCTGAAGTTATTGGAAAAGCAAGTTGACCCGCACGTCGCAGAGCAAGTGAGACATTCCCTAGAAATTCCTCTGCGTTGGAGGATGCCAAGGCTGGAGACAAAGTACTTCATCGACGTCTACGACCGGCAAGAGTGTAGAAACCCGGTCCTCCTGAAGCTGGCTAAGTTAGATTTCAACATTGTGCAATCGATACATCGAGAGGAGATGAGGGAGCTCTCCAA GTGGTGGAATGAACTGGGTCTGGCGCAGAAGCTCAAGTTCTCCAGAGACAGATTACTCGAAAATTATCTGTGGGCTGTCGGGATCGCCCACGAGCCCCAGTTCTCCAAGTGTAGAGTGGGTCTCACCAAGCTGATCTGCATTCTCACAGTCATCGATGACGTATATGATGTCTATGATTTGCCTGAAGAAGTCAAGCTCTTCACGGCAGCTGTCAAAGC TTGGGATCTCGAGGCTATGGATACCCTTCCGGATTACTTGAAGTGCTGTTACTTGGCCTTGCACAACTTTGTCAATGAGACTGCTGCTGATATTGAGAAGGATCATGGGTGGGATGCAACGGCCTTGTTTAGGAAAGAG TGGGAGAGTCTCTGTGAAGCATACTTAACCGAGGCAGAATGGTTTCACAAAGGCTACAAACCTACACTTGAGGAGTACCTTGAGAATTCGTGGATGTCAGTTGGTGGTCCGATAGCAATGTCTCATGCATATTGTCTCTCAGGAAACACTTTAAGCGACAACTCTACTAGTTTGCTGCAACAAGGAGGTTTCCAACTTATATATTGGTCCTCACTCATTGTTCGCCTCACCAACGACTTGGGTACTTCAAAG GCTGAGATGGAGAGAGGGGACACGCCCAAATCAGTCCAGTGCAGCATGAATGAATCGGGTGAGACCGAGCGGGCTGCGATCGAACGCATAAGGGACATGCTGAGCCACTCATGGAAGAAGTTGAGCGAGGAGTGCTGGAGAACTCAACTCTCTCGTGGATTTGCTGATATGGTCCTGAACATGGCTAGAACATCGCAGTGCATATTCCAACATGGAGATGGTATCGGCACTTCTAATGGCGTGACCAAGAACAAAATAACTTCACTCTTTGTTGAACATTATTCTGTTTGA
- the LOC103988959 gene encoding trans-ocimene synthase, chloroplastic-like, which yields MLSSCSNLLQSPVSIGFIMNPPRLPLSSKPCRIMCLREEGARSPRNTLEGSRRSADYHPSIWDHHLIQSIESSYSDERFTADLDELKLEAKYLLESYKEPSAQLHLIGSMQRLGVAYHLGEEINESLGKIYTNGLWPNHDVHQTALGFRLLREHGHSVPSDVFEKYRDEKGFKKCLARDVRGLLSLYEASHFAIDGEEILDEANKFSAMHLKLLEKQVDPHVAEQVRHSLEIPLRWRMPRLETKYFIDVYDRQECRNPVLLKLAKLDFNIVQSIHREEMRELSKWWNELGLAQKLKFSRDRLLENYLWAVGIAHEPQFSKCRVGLTKLICILTVIDDVYDVYDLPEEVKLFTAAVKAWDLEAMDTLPDYLKCCYLALHNFVNETAADIEKDHGWDATALFRKEWESLCEAYLTEAEWFHKGYKPTLEEYLENSWMSVGGPIAMSHAYCLSGNTLSDNSTSLLQQGGFQLIYWSSLIVRLTNDLGTSKAEMERGDTPKSVQCSMNESGETERAAIERIRDMLSHSWKKLSEECWRTQLSRGFADMVLNMARTSQCIFQHGDGIGTSNGVTKNKITSLFVEHYSV from the exons ATGCTCAGCTCTTGTTCCAATCTTTTGCAGTCACCTGTCAGCATAGGCTTCATCATGAATCCGCCGCGTCTTCCGCTGTCGTCG AAACCCTGCAGGATCATGTGCTTGCGAGAAGAAGGCGCACGGAGTCCGCGGAACACACTCGAGGGCTCACGTCGGTCGGCCGATTACCACCCCAGCATATGGGATCACCATCTCATCCAATCCATTGAAAGCTCCTACTCC GACGAAAGGTTCACTGCGGACCTGGACGAACTGAAGCTGGAGGCCAAGTACTTGCTGGAATCATACAAGGAACCCTCGGCTCAGCTTCATCTCATTGGCTCGATGCAACGCCTCGGTGTGGCGTACCACTTGGGCGAGGAGATCAACGAGTCCTTGGGGAAAATCTACACGAATGGCTTGTGGCCCAACCACGACGTGCATCAGACTGCTCTTGGCTTCCGCCTCCTTAGAGAACATGGACACAGTGTGCCCTCTG ACGTGTTCGAGAAGTACAGAGATGAGAAAGGATTTAAGAAATGCCTAGCCCGTGACGTCAGAGGGCTGCTTAGCTTATATGAAGCATCCCACTTCGCCATCGACGGAGAGGAAATTTTAGACGAAGCCAATAAATTCAGTGCTATGCATCTGAAGTTATTGGAAAAGCAAGTTGACCCGCACGTCGCAGAGCAAGTGAGACATTCCCTAGAAATTCCTTTGCGTTGGAGGATGCCAAGGCTGGAGACAAAGTACTTCATCGACGTCTACGACCGGCAAGAGTGTAGAAACCCGGTCCTCCTGAAGCTGGCTAAGTTAGATTTCAACATTGTGCAATCGATACATCGAGAGGAGATGAGGGAGCTCTCCAA GTGGTGGAATGAACTGGGTCTGGCGCAGAAGCTCAAGTTCTCCAGAGACAGATTACTCGAAAATTATCTGTGGGCTGTCGGGATCGCCCACGAGCCCCAGTTCTCCAAGTGTAGAGTGGGTCTCACCAAGCTGATCTGCATTCTCACAGTCATCGATGACGTATATGATGTCTATGATTTGCCTGAAGAAGTCAAGCTCTTCACGGCAGCTGTCAAAGC TTGGGATCTCGAGGCTATGGATACCCTTCCGGATTACTTGAAGTGCTGTTACTTGGCCTTGCACAACTTTGTCAATGAGACTGCTGCTGATATTGAGAAGGATCATGGGTGGGATGCAACGGCCTTGTTTAGGAAAGAG TGGGAGAGTCTCTGTGAAGCATACTTAACCGAGGCAGAATGGTTTCACAAAGGCTACAAACCTACACTTGAGGAGTACCTTGAGAATTCGTGGATGTCAGTTGGTGGTCCGATAGCAATGTCTCATGCATATTGTCTCTCAGGAAACACTTTAAGCGACAACTCTACTAGTTTGCTGCAACAAGGAGGTTTCCAACTTATATATTGGTCCTCACTCATTGTTCGCCTCACCAACGACTTGGGTACTTCAAAG GCTGAGATGGAGAGAGGGGACACGCCCAAATCAGTCCAGTGCAGCATGAATGAATCGGGTGAGACCGAGCGGGCTGCGATCGAACGCATAAGGGACATGCTGAGCCACTCATGGAAGAAGTTGAGCGAGGAGTGCTGGAGAACTCAACTCTCTCGTGGATTTGCTGATATGGTCCTGAACATGGCTAGAACATCGCAGTGCATATTCCAACATGGAGATGGTATCGGCACTTCTAATGGCGTGACCAAGAACAAAATAACTTCACTCTTTGTTGAACATTATTCTGTTTGA